The Fictibacillus arsenicus genome contains a region encoding:
- a CDS encoding gamma-glutamyl-gamma-aminobutyrate hydrolase family protein yields MNKKPLIGLTSTVMSINTIETQNENVDTIVVYNKFAETVRDAGGVPVVIPMGKPEEADYYAKLCDGIIFTGGEDISSITYGEEPHPKVKKVNKHRDDFEIELVKKARENERAILAMCRGYHLLNVSYGGTIVQDVVSEFEDSINHFQSSATRTEPSHTVTIDENSKLYKIVGEKEVAVNSFHHQAIGEVGKGLRVAARAADGIIEALELEDEKATFLLGTQWHPEELRHENKNMMAIITTFIEAASKTKK; encoded by the coding sequence ATGAACAAGAAACCATTGATAGGACTTACAAGTACTGTTATGTCTATAAATACAATTGAAACACAGAATGAAAATGTAGATACAATCGTTGTTTATAATAAATTTGCGGAAACAGTCAGAGATGCTGGAGGAGTCCCTGTAGTAATTCCGATGGGAAAACCTGAGGAAGCTGATTACTATGCAAAACTATGTGACGGAATTATTTTTACAGGCGGTGAGGATATCAGTTCCATAACGTATGGGGAAGAGCCACATCCTAAAGTAAAAAAAGTGAATAAACATCGTGATGATTTTGAAATTGAATTAGTAAAAAAAGCACGGGAAAATGAAAGAGCGATTTTGGCGATGTGCCGAGGGTATCACTTATTGAATGTCTCTTATGGCGGTACGATAGTTCAGGATGTCGTAAGTGAATTCGAGGACAGCATCAACCACTTCCAATCATCTGCAACAAGAACTGAGCCATCTCACACTGTGACGATCGATGAAAATAGTAAACTTTATAAAATAGTTGGTGAGAAGGAAGTAGCGGTTAATAGCTTCCACCACCAGGCGATTGGAGAAGTAGGTAAAGGCTTGCGCGTAGCAGCAAGAGCTGCAGACGGTATAATTGAAGCGCTGGAGCTTGAAGACGAAAAGGCTACATTCTTGCTTGGAACACAATGGCATCCAGAAGAACTAAGACATGAAAACAAAAACATGATGGCGATTATCACAACCTTTATTGAAGCAGCAAGTAAGACTAAGAAATAA
- a CDS encoding ring-cleaving dioxygenase: MELKGIHHVSALTANAPENFKFYTEVMGLRLIKKTVNQDDTSVYHLFYGDEKGNPGTELTFFEIPMAGRNHDGNNSISAISLRVKDDASLNYWENRLKEHGIETEGIKDRAGRQTLAFRDFEGQRLILVSDENNKGVAGGTPWSKSTTPEETAIIGLGPVRLTVPAAEPTIQVLTELLGFRKRGSYSAEISGQPDIIVLETGEGGSGAEIHIEERTDLPQERLGRGGVHHVAFRVDNEDELREWIEKVRTSRFPNSGFVDRFYFKSLYFREPNRILFELATDGPGFDTDEELEHLGESLALPPFLEPQREEIEARLKPLNTKA, encoded by the coding sequence ATGGAACTAAAAGGAATTCACCACGTCTCAGCGCTTACGGCAAATGCTCCTGAGAATTTTAAGTTTTATACAGAAGTGATGGGGCTCAGACTGATCAAGAAAACCGTGAACCAGGATGACACGAGTGTTTATCATTTATTTTATGGTGATGAAAAAGGAAATCCAGGAACGGAGCTTACGTTTTTTGAGATACCGATGGCTGGCCGCAACCATGATGGAAACAATTCGATTTCTGCGATCTCACTTCGTGTAAAAGATGATGCATCATTAAATTACTGGGAAAATCGATTAAAAGAACATGGAATTGAAACAGAAGGGATCAAAGACCGTGCAGGACGGCAGACTCTCGCGTTTCGTGATTTTGAAGGGCAGCGTCTTATCTTAGTTTCTGATGAAAATAACAAAGGTGTAGCAGGCGGAACTCCTTGGAGTAAAAGTACAACTCCAGAAGAAACAGCGATTATTGGACTTGGTCCTGTTCGATTAACTGTTCCTGCAGCTGAGCCAACCATACAAGTGTTAACAGAACTTTTAGGGTTCCGTAAAAGAGGATCATACTCTGCAGAAATTTCTGGTCAGCCTGATATTATTGTTTTAGAAACTGGAGAAGGCGGATCTGGGGCTGAGATTCATATTGAAGAACGGACAGATCTGCCGCAGGAACGTCTTGGCCGCGGGGGAGTGCATCATGTCGCATTCCGTGTAGATAATGAAGATGAACTGCGTGAATGGATTGAAAAAGTAAGAACATCCAGATTCCCTAACTCTGGATTCGTTGATCGTTTCTATTTTAAATCACTTTATTTCCGGGAGCCTAATCGCATTCTTTTCGAGCTTGCGACAGACGGACCAGGTTTTGATACAGACGAGGAATTAGAGCATCTTGGAGAATCATTGGCACTCCCGCCGTTTCTAGAACCGCAGCGTGAAGAAATAGAAGCACGGCTTAAACCGCTGAATACAAAAGCTTAA
- a CDS encoding sugar phosphate isomerase/epimerase family protein: MRKIGLQLYSIQTEAEKDLLGTLEKVSDMGYDSVQFAGLFGISAKEVKKVLDSTGLTVAGAHIPLERFSGDAFKRQLEEQMVLGNDLMIMPYLTEEQRQSIDDYKRVADTLNEAGVRSKEYGIRVAYHNHDFEFYKLEGKLPFDVIFQETDSELVKMELDTYWAKYAGFEPEELLNKYKYRCVSFHLKDMTTKDDKKVSTIAGSGILDMRGFLEIADEERIDYCVIEQEYFEGNPLMEVEKGVQNIKALL; the protein is encoded by the coding sequence ATGCGCAAAATTGGATTACAGCTATACTCCATACAAACAGAGGCTGAAAAAGATCTGCTTGGAACTTTGGAAAAAGTTAGTGACATGGGCTATGACAGTGTTCAGTTTGCCGGACTTTTCGGAATATCAGCCAAAGAAGTGAAGAAAGTGCTCGACTCAACAGGCCTGACCGTTGCGGGCGCACATATTCCTTTGGAACGTTTTTCAGGAGATGCTTTTAAGCGGCAACTGGAAGAACAGATGGTGCTCGGAAATGACTTGATGATCATGCCATATTTAACAGAAGAACAGAGACAGTCGATTGATGATTATAAGCGCGTAGCTGATACGCTTAACGAAGCAGGCGTTAGAAGCAAAGAGTATGGGATAAGGGTGGCTTATCATAATCATGATTTCGAGTTTTATAAGTTAGAAGGAAAACTGCCGTTTGATGTTATTTTTCAAGAAACCGATTCTGAACTTGTAAAAATGGAGCTTGATACATACTGGGCAAAGTATGCAGGATTTGAACCGGAAGAACTATTAAACAAATATAAATATCGCTGTGTTTCCTTTCACTTAAAAGATATGACAACAAAAGACGATAAGAAAGTAAGTACGATCGCGGGTTCAGGCATTTTGGACATGAGGGGATTTCTAGAGATTGCGGATGAAGAAAGAATTGATTACTGCGTTATCGAACAGGAGTATTTTGAAGGAAATCCGCTTATGGAAGTAGAAAAAGGGGTTCAGAACATTAAAGCACTTTTATAA
- a CDS encoding gamma-glutamylcyclotransferase family protein, which translates to MKDHLVFVYGTLRKGEKYSYYLNKAECLEENCTIEGQLYDTGWGYPALLLESGIVPVKGELYRVSSEQLKELDRLEDYEEYGANNLYERIITKVTTEKGEQEAIVYVMASIKDHFNKIDGNDWILRKK; encoded by the coding sequence ATGAAAGATCATCTTGTATTTGTGTATGGAACTTTGCGAAAAGGTGAGAAATATTCATATTACTTGAACAAAGCGGAGTGTTTAGAAGAGAATTGTACGATCGAAGGACAGCTTTATGATACTGGCTGGGGCTACCCGGCATTATTATTAGAAAGCGGTATAGTTCCTGTGAAAGGTGAGCTTTATAGAGTATCATCTGAACAGTTAAAAGAACTCGATAGGCTTGAAGATTATGAAGAGTATGGTGCAAATAATTTGTATGAGCGGATAATAACCAAAGTTACAACGGAAAAAGGAGAACAAGAAGCAATTGTTTATGTGATGGCTTCAATAAAAGACCATTTTAACAAGATAGACGGGAATGACTGGATTTTACGCAAAAAATAA
- a CDS encoding VOC family protein, whose product MSEKVTSIAPIQSHINNVFVHVSDLKKSVEWYAKLLRITIEMDKVQSPVHNIPVTGQTGLSLDDHTFDPTFHRTPGTGPMFNLFAPDIDAAYADIKEKNIKVIREIEWHVEVAWFNVEDPDGNVVMICNC is encoded by the coding sequence ATGAGTGAAAAAGTAACGAGTATTGCTCCGATTCAAAGTCACATTAATAATGTTTTTGTTCACGTGTCTGATCTGAAAAAATCAGTAGAGTGGTATGCGAAGCTGCTCAGAATCACGATTGAAATGGATAAAGTACAGTCACCTGTTCATAACATCCCTGTCACTGGTCAAACCGGTTTATCACTTGATGATCACACGTTTGATCCGACGTTTCATCGCACGCCAGGAACAGGGCCGATGTTTAATTTATTTGCTCCAGACATCGATGCTGCTTATGCCGATATAAAAGAAAAAAACATCAAGGTCATCCGTGAGATCGAGTGGCATGTGGAAGTCGCTTGGTTCAATGTGGAAGATCCGGATGGTAATGTTGTCATGATATGTAACTGCTAA
- a CDS encoding VanW family protein — MFLKWLTGLLLIAHPVNQPDSLTVSQQGKIIAEVNRTQFSASIPGIPMIDDEKYDRFVDKLEKQTYKAPVNAKINDVGGVVPGEVGYRLNRLMFKESFYTYFFSKGSTKIDVPEVNIYPKVDTELLAHIKTQQIGQYITYFNSNNKSRSNNIELASKALDSHVVFPGETFSFNQVVGNRTIAKGYMRAPIIVRGELSEGVGGGICQVSSTLFNAVDRAGLKIVQRYSHSKRVPYVPSGRDATVSWYGPDFQFKNQYNQPILIRAKRYGGSMMVKLYSSDVINMKTRKVPNAPTSLPKEIHIEQNVHFSNPER; from the coding sequence ATGTTCCTAAAGTGGTTAACTGGATTGTTATTAATCGCACACCCCGTCAATCAGCCTGATAGCTTAACAGTGAGCCAGCAAGGGAAAATAATCGCCGAGGTGAATCGCACTCAATTTTCTGCCTCGATTCCAGGCATACCTATGATCGATGATGAAAAATACGACCGATTTGTAGATAAGCTCGAGAAACAAACCTACAAAGCCCCTGTTAACGCCAAGATCAATGATGTCGGAGGTGTCGTTCCTGGAGAAGTAGGCTACAGATTAAATCGGCTCATGTTTAAAGAAAGCTTTTACACCTATTTTTTCAGTAAAGGCTCCACGAAGATAGATGTTCCCGAGGTTAATATTTATCCAAAGGTGGATACAGAGCTCCTTGCACATATTAAAACTCAGCAGATTGGACAATACATAACCTACTTTAATTCTAACAATAAAAGCCGTTCCAACAATATTGAACTAGCTTCAAAAGCATTAGACAGCCATGTCGTTTTCCCTGGCGAAACCTTTTCTTTTAATCAAGTTGTTGGAAATCGAACAATAGCTAAAGGGTATATGCGTGCCCCTATTATTGTCAGGGGTGAATTATCTGAAGGTGTTGGCGGAGGAATATGCCAGGTATCCTCTACTCTTTTTAATGCTGTTGATCGGGCAGGATTAAAGATCGTGCAGCGTTATTCTCACAGCAAGAGGGTTCCGTATGTTCCTTCTGGCAGAGATGCAACGGTCAGCTGGTACGGTCCTGATTTTCAATTTAAGAATCAATACAATCAGCCTATTTTAATTAGAGCTAAGAGATATGGCGGAAGTATGATGGTCAAGCTCTATTCCTCTGATGTGATCAATATGAAAACAAGAAAAGTACCAAATGCACCAACCAGTCTTCCGAAAGAAATCCATATCGAGCAGAATGTGCATTTTTCTAACCCAGAGAGATAA
- a CDS encoding GNAT family N-acetyltransferase, translated as MKNEERLAGYLWFHVMKEEKKAFLYHIYILDAFRKQGIAREALRFFEEEARKLGAASLGLHVFGSNENAIELYRKLGFKQASVSMNKIL; from the coding sequence ATTAAGAATGAAGAAAGACTCGCAGGCTACCTTTGGTTTCATGTTATGAAAGAGGAGAAAAAAGCATTTCTCTATCATATTTACATCCTTGACGCTTTTAGAAAACAGGGAATTGCACGTGAAGCGCTGCGTTTTTTTGAAGAAGAAGCCAGAAAGCTTGGTGCAGCGTCACTAGGTTTACATGTATTCGGAAGCAACGAAAATGCGATAGAACTTTATAGAAAGCTAGGGTTTAAGCAGGCATCTGTTTCGATGAACAAAATTTTGTAA
- a CDS encoding alpha/beta hydrolase has product MIQEFKIMIEQLGGIERQIRVFLPAGYEETEETYPVLYMHDGQNLFRDEDASYGVSWGLADYLEESKTPLIIVGIDCNHEGFERLNEYGPWENPTVGPELLQIDGVFGGKGEAYLEFLLYTLKPFIDEKYRTKPEVTLMAGSSMGGLISTYAACRYPHIYSRIASLSSAFWFNQQEIESFIEESDLSAVEKFYMDIGTDEDTSKVDAGHYIRSSEKVYEKLKEKGIEVRFEVAEGGKHHESAWRERMPEIIDYLMK; this is encoded by the coding sequence ATGATACAAGAATTTAAGATTATGATAGAACAGCTTGGTGGTATTGAAAGACAGATCCGGGTCTTCCTCCCAGCTGGGTATGAGGAAACTGAAGAAACCTATCCGGTTTTGTATATGCATGACGGACAAAATCTTTTTCGTGATGAAGATGCTAGTTATGGCGTATCTTGGGGTCTTGCTGACTATCTGGAAGAAAGTAAAACACCGCTTATAATTGTAGGGATTGACTGCAATCATGAAGGATTTGAGCGCCTTAATGAATATGGTCCTTGGGAAAACCCGACTGTAGGACCAGAACTGCTTCAGATAGATGGTGTTTTTGGAGGAAAAGGGGAAGCGTATCTTGAATTTTTGCTTTATACATTAAAGCCGTTCATTGATGAAAAGTACCGAACGAAACCCGAAGTGACTTTAATGGCAGGGAGTTCAATGGGCGGGCTGATTTCAACCTATGCAGCATGCCGATATCCGCACATTTACAGCAGAATAGCAAGCTTGTCGTCTGCGTTTTGGTTCAACCAGCAGGAAATTGAAAGCTTCATAGAGGAAAGTGACTTGAGTGCTGTAGAAAAGTTTTATATGGACATAGGAACAGATGAAGATACTTCAAAAGTCGATGCAGGACATTACATTCGTTCTTCAGAAAAAGTATATGAAAAGCTCAAGGAAAAGGGTATTGAAGTACGCTTTGAAGTAGCAGAGGGCGGAAAGCATCATGAATCAGCTTGGCGTGAAAGAATGCCGGAAATCATTGATTACTTGATGAAATAA
- a CDS encoding OsmC family protein produces MAQHVFHLKAHWPGGRNDTGSIATKNLKTIVSIPPEMDGPGIGTNPDEMLLGAAATCYIITLAAMIERSKVDKIDLTMESEGFVDVTDGVITYEKITHRPVVTIKEEQLKKFSTLLQKLAIKAEHSCMISRALKGNVEVEAILTIKTQ; encoded by the coding sequence ATGGCTCAACATGTTTTTCATTTAAAAGCACATTGGCCTGGAGGTCGTAATGACACTGGATCGATTGCAACGAAGAATCTTAAAACGATTGTATCGATCCCGCCAGAAATGGACGGTCCTGGAATTGGTACAAACCCAGACGAAATGCTATTAGGAGCTGCTGCAACTTGCTATATCATCACACTTGCTGCCATGATAGAGCGAAGCAAGGTGGATAAAATAGATTTAACGATGGAATCAGAGGGATTTGTAGATGTTACGGATGGTGTAATCACTTATGAAAAGATCACTCATAGACCAGTCGTCACCATCAAAGAAGAGCAGTTAAAAAAATTTTCGACATTGCTGCAAAAACTCGCTATAAAGGCTGAGCATTCGTGTATGATTTCACGAGCATTGAAAGGTAATGTCGAAGTAGAAGCGATTTTGACGATAAAAACCCAGTAA
- a CDS encoding MBL fold metallo-hydrolase, with amino-acid sequence MQTLEKLSERFWYQTPVSETDRPILGAVVGDNMTLMIDAGNSENHAKYFLKELSKNGIRKPGLAVITHWHWDHIFGMSALDFPSIAFSQTKAKMKELKPFSWDDAALDERVKQGIEIEFCATAIKKEFQEHRKINIKLPTITFDEKIDIDLGGVTCIVQHVGGDHTADSSIVYIKEEKILFLADCIYANMYAPQNNYTVSNTLKLLDVIDTFDAETYILSHWKPVSKSEYSQEAKTLRSVANLTEKFKGEKQAITEAYREWIGRELNGNEIETIQFFVNGYELYQ; translated from the coding sequence TTGCAAACGTTAGAGAAATTAAGCGAAAGATTCTGGTATCAAACACCTGTCTCTGAAACAGACAGACCGATTTTAGGAGCAGTAGTTGGAGACAATATGACGCTGATGATCGATGCTGGGAACTCAGAAAATCATGCAAAATACTTTTTAAAAGAATTAAGCAAAAACGGTATACGCAAGCCGGGTCTTGCTGTTATTACGCATTGGCACTGGGATCACATTTTTGGGATGTCAGCCTTAGACTTTCCGTCAATTGCCTTCAGCCAAACAAAAGCTAAAATGAAAGAACTTAAACCTTTTTCTTGGGATGATGCAGCGCTGGATGAGAGGGTAAAGCAAGGAATTGAAATTGAGTTTTGTGCAACCGCTATCAAAAAAGAATTCCAAGAACACCGAAAGATTAATATAAAGCTTCCAACAATTACGTTTGATGAAAAAATAGACATTGACCTTGGCGGTGTGACCTGTATCGTGCAGCATGTTGGGGGAGATCATACGGCGGATTCTTCAATCGTTTACATAAAGGAAGAGAAGATTTTATTTTTGGCAGATTGCATATATGCGAACATGTACGCACCGCAAAATAACTACACGGTATCGAATACACTTAAGCTTTTGGATGTAATCGATACGTTTGATGCAGAAACGTATATTCTATCTCATTGGAAACCAGTTTCAAAATCAGAGTACAGCCAAGAGGCGAAGACATTAAGAAGTGTGGCAAATCTTACTGAAAAATTTAAAGGGGAAAAGCAAGCCATTACAGAAGCCTATAGAGAGTGGATAGGCCGGGAACTGAATGGAAATGAAATCGAGACGATTCAGTTTTTTGTGAATGGCTATGAGTTATATCAATAA
- a CDS encoding M3 family oligoendopeptidase, giving the protein MNELNLESLKVEFDSLVNVQIGSAEDLKAFLSDQKKLYEKVEEKMMRHYIAFQCQSDDEENKRKYEFDQQHIKPLYKKYQSLLDEKLLESPFLSDLPDNEYGEFKKKLRVQFALFQEANLEIEKHEDALVNQYFEIAGSLTANWEGEEVTLSDIYVHARDSNRDTREKAWDAMYTPILKEEEKVQKILDELIQLRVKKAENAGLPNFTEYMFKKYNRFDYTPEDCNQLAESIRENVVPLTLQLEKEHKQELNVELYRPWDVTGVSDSKKPLKPVDSAEDLIGKSAKVLGELHPSFGSLVHEMNEKGLLDLTSRKGKTQGGFCESLPETGLSFIFMNLSNTDSDLIVFMHEMGHGIHDMLKRDQEVYANKQIPMESAELASMSMELLTANRWNEFYKSEEELKRSKKEHLKSAVMLLPYIMVVDQFQHWLYKNPSHSWEERNKKFGEIQDRYAASIVQWDGYEDWKEKNWLKILHIFEVPFYFIEYAIAQLGALQLYKQYKENPEKTIENYIEALRLGSSKSLPEVYEAAGVKFDFSSKTIAELMEFVAKELDLLTV; this is encoded by the coding sequence TTGAACGAGTTAAACCTTGAAAGTTTAAAGGTAGAGTTTGATAGCCTTGTAAACGTGCAAATCGGTTCTGCTGAAGACTTGAAAGCTTTTTTGTCTGATCAAAAGAAACTGTACGAAAAAGTTGAAGAAAAAATGATGAGGCATTACATCGCCTTTCAATGTCAGAGTGATGATGAGGAGAACAAAAGGAAGTATGAGTTCGATCAGCAGCATATAAAGCCGCTTTACAAAAAGTATCAATCTTTACTAGATGAGAAGCTGTTAGAATCACCTTTCTTAAGCGATCTTCCGGACAATGAATATGGGGAATTTAAAAAGAAGCTGCGTGTACAGTTTGCACTTTTTCAGGAAGCGAACCTCGAGATTGAAAAGCATGAAGATGCCCTGGTCAATCAGTATTTCGAGATTGCAGGGAGCTTGACCGCAAATTGGGAAGGCGAAGAGGTAACGTTAAGTGACATATATGTGCATGCTAGAGATTCCAATCGGGATACGAGAGAAAAAGCCTGGGATGCAATGTACACTCCAATTTTGAAGGAAGAAGAAAAGGTTCAAAAAATCTTGGATGAACTGATTCAGCTTCGTGTGAAAAAAGCAGAGAACGCTGGCCTTCCAAACTTTACAGAGTATATGTTTAAGAAATACAACCGTTTTGATTACACGCCAGAGGATTGCAATCAGCTTGCTGAATCGATCAGAGAAAATGTCGTGCCCCTTACCTTGCAGTTAGAAAAGGAGCATAAGCAAGAACTGAATGTAGAGTTATATAGACCGTGGGATGTTACGGGTGTATCTGACAGCAAAAAGCCTTTGAAACCCGTAGATTCTGCTGAAGATTTAATAGGAAAATCAGCCAAAGTTCTAGGTGAACTTCATCCGTCTTTTGGTTCCCTCGTACATGAGATGAATGAAAAGGGACTTCTGGATTTAACGAGCAGAAAGGGGAAAACACAAGGGGGTTTTTGTGAATCGTTGCCGGAAACAGGACTTTCTTTTATCTTTATGAACCTGTCGAACACAGACAGTGATTTAATTGTCTTCATGCATGAGATGGGGCATGGCATTCATGATATGCTGAAAAGAGATCAGGAAGTTTATGCGAACAAACAAATACCGATGGAGTCAGCTGAACTCGCAAGTATGAGTATGGAGTTGCTGACAGCAAACCGCTGGAATGAATTTTATAAAAGTGAAGAAGAACTGAAGCGTTCAAAAAAAGAACATTTAAAATCAGCAGTGATGCTTCTTCCTTATATCATGGTAGTTGACCAGTTCCAGCATTGGCTCTACAAAAATCCGAGTCATTCATGGGAAGAGCGAAATAAGAAATTCGGTGAGATACAGGATAGATACGCTGCTTCGATTGTCCAATGGGATGGCTATGAGGATTGGAAAGAAAAGAACTGGCTGAAAATCCTTCATATCTTTGAGGTTCCTTTTTATTTTATTGAGTATGCAATCGCACAGCTTGGTGCACTGCAATTGTATAAACAATACAAAGAGAACCCTGAAAAAACAATAGAGAATTATATAGAAGCACTGAGGCTTGGAAGTTCCAAGTCTTTGCCTGAAGTGTATGAGGCCGCAGGGGTGAAATTTGACTTTTCATCAAAAACAATAGCGGAACTAATGGAATTTGTAGCTAAGGAATTAGATCTCCTGACTGTGTAA
- a CDS encoding GNAT family N-acetyltransferase has protein sequence MEELKIVPFSEKYFSEIQELNKKEGWNQLVERYKETFDAWKNSNAAYVVIGPNEKAAGYIRGLTDKNVTIYICEMLVSEEFRGKGLGGKLLKYVHSLYPRARMEMLASSTSHTFYEAKNFRPFYGFRKTYEE, from the coding sequence GTGGAAGAACTAAAGATTGTACCTTTTTCTGAAAAATACTTTTCGGAAATACAGGAACTGAACAAAAAGGAAGGCTGGAATCAGCTTGTTGAGCGTTATAAAGAAACATTTGATGCATGGAAAAATTCAAATGCAGCGTATGTCGTAATCGGACCGAACGAAAAAGCAGCAGGTTATATTCGTGGTCTGACAGACAAGAATGTCACGATTTATATTTGTGAAATGCTTGTTTCAGAAGAGTTTAGAGGCAAAGGGTTAGGCGGAAAGCTTTTAAAGTATGTGCATAGTTTGTATCCGCGGGCAAGAATGGAAATGCTCGCATCAAGTACATCGCATACTTTCTATGAAGCTAAGAATTTCAGACCTTTTTACGGTTTTCGCAAAACGTATGAGGAATAA
- a CDS encoding bifunctional metallophosphatase/5'-nucleotidase — MKETLTILHTNDLHGHYEHASRQSAFIKKRKQELLSQNQNVIVVDGGDHMDMSMNECLATDGYIHLDMVSATGYDAMSVGNNELLRLPKEKIRQLSLDSKVPWLLLNLEEADGSQIGGTKKSMMLEAGEHLKIGLFGATDLFEDLYERKHGFKNRETLTEIKNEVAHLRNEGANLIVFLSHLGLEADRELAKELSGLVDVIVGAHTHNILLQPETVSDVIIVQAGCYGQYVGELTITVDLETKKVTDHYGKLAEISLDDESDAELEEVLKNGRMKAEQFLSEVLIESEDDLSHEQLVMMTAHSLKEYWDADAGIMYGGGFIDGLSCGKITKRSVLNVCKSMHTPIIMELTGKQLAGLIKETYIEDVTNKRVYGGGFRPHGIPIGKLQFSGISWNSEAENVSDIRVDGEEIDFTKTYKIGTGTPLLYEEVCGYPSVEGNKLIELGKDIMIKDVLMDYMKKQSEAKKTTV, encoded by the coding sequence ATGAAAGAAACGCTGACGATTCTTCACACAAATGATTTGCACGGACATTATGAACATGCTTCAAGACAGTCTGCTTTTATTAAGAAAAGAAAACAGGAACTATTGAGTCAAAATCAAAACGTTATCGTTGTGGATGGCGGTGATCATATGGACATGAGCATGAATGAGTGCCTTGCAACGGATGGATACATCCATCTCGATATGGTCTCAGCTACGGGCTATGACGCGATGTCAGTTGGTAATAATGAGCTGCTTCGTCTGCCAAAAGAAAAAATCAGGCAGTTAAGCTTGGATTCAAAAGTACCATGGCTGCTGCTTAATCTTGAAGAAGCCGATGGTTCACAAATTGGCGGCACGAAAAAATCGATGATGCTTGAAGCGGGAGAACATCTGAAAATCGGTTTATTTGGTGCGACTGATCTGTTTGAAGATCTTTATGAGAGAAAACATGGCTTTAAAAACCGGGAGACGTTAACAGAAATAAAAAATGAAGTTGCACATCTAAGAAATGAAGGAGCAAATCTAATTGTTTTCCTTTCTCATTTGGGACTTGAAGCTGACCGAGAACTAGCTAAGGAACTATCTGGATTAGTAGATGTAATAGTCGGTGCCCACACGCATAACATCTTGCTTCAGCCAGAGACCGTTTCAGATGTAATCATCGTACAAGCAGGCTGTTACGGTCAATATGTTGGAGAACTAACGATAACTGTGGATCTTGAAACTAAGAAAGTTACCGATCATTATGGCAAGTTAGCAGAGATAAGCCTGGATGATGAATCGGATGCTGAATTAGAAGAAGTGCTGAAGAACGGGAGAATGAAAGCTGAACAATTCTTATCAGAAGTCCTTATAGAATCTGAGGATGATCTTTCACACGAACAGCTTGTGATGATGACAGCTCATAGTTTAAAAGAGTATTGGGATGCAGATGCAGGAATCATGTATGGCGGCGGATTTATTGATGGCTTAAGCTGCGGGAAGATAACAAAGAGAAGTGTTCTGAACGTTTGTAAAAGCATGCATACACCAATCATCATGGAGCTAACCGGGAAACAGCTTGCTGGTCTCATCAAAGAGACATATATCGAGGATGTGACGAACAAACGCGTTTACGGAGGCGGTTTTCGTCCTCATGGAATTCCAATTGGAAAGCTTCAGTTTTCAGGAATAAGCTGGAACAGTGAGGCTGAAAATGTGTCGGACATCCGTGTGGACGGAGAAGAGATCGATTTTACAAAAACGTATAAAATCGGGACGGGGACACCGCTCTTGTATGAAGAGGTCTGCGGTTATCCGAGTGTTGAAGGAAACAAACTGATCGAACTCGGTAAAGATATCATGATAAAAGATGTACTTATGGATTATATGAAAAAACAATCTGAAGCAAAAAAAACGACGGTGTGA
- a CDS encoding YnfA family protein, which yields MFAAIFLFIIAGIAEIGGGYLVWLWLRESKPITYGIAGSLILVAYGVIPTLQNFPTFGRVYAAYGGVFIILAVLWGWLIDKKTPDMYDWLGAGICLIGVSVMLWAPRS from the coding sequence ATGTTTGCTGCCATTTTTTTATTTATAATTGCTGGAATTGCCGAGATTGGCGGAGGATATCTCGTATGGCTTTGGCTCCGCGAATCAAAGCCGATTACATATGGAATAGCTGGAAGTTTAATTTTAGTCGCCTATGGCGTGATCCCCACTTTACAGAATTTCCCGACGTTCGGAAGGGTCTATGCTGCATATGGCGGTGTATTTATCATATTAGCGGTACTATGGGGCTGGCTGATAGACAAGAAAACACCAGATATGTATGACTGGCTTGGTGCAGGAATCTGCTTAATAGGAGTTTCTGTCATGCTTTGGGCACCGAGGAGTTAG